A region from the Hypomesus transpacificus isolate Combined female chromosome 11, fHypTra1, whole genome shotgun sequence genome encodes:
- the LOC124473984 gene encoding glutathione S-transferase omega-1-like gives MASEKCFAKGSSAPGPVPKGHIRLYSMRFCPFAQRTRLVLQAKGIKHETININLKDKPDWYFEKNPLGLVPTLETASGQVIYESPITCDYLDEVYAEKKLLPADPFEKAQQKMMLENFSKITPYFYKIPMGRTKGEDVSTLVKELKEKFNQLNYTLGKKKFYGGNSITMIDYMMWPWFERLEMFELNQCLDETPELKKWTECMMEDPTVKAVSYSPDTYKAFYKTYIEGQPNYDYGL, from the exons ATGGCATCTGAAAAGTGTTTCGCCAAGG GTTCCTCAGCCCCTGGTCCAGTGCCCAAGGGACACATCAGGCTGTACAGTATGAGATTCTGTCCATTTGCTCAGAGGACTAGACTAGTGCTTCAGGCCAAGGGAATCAA ACATGAAACCATCAACATTAACTTAAAAGACAAACCTGATTGGTACTTTGAGAAGAACCCTCTCGGTCTTGTTCCAACTTTGGAGACTGCGAGTGGACAAGTGATCTACGAGTCACCAATCACCTGTGACTACCTGGATGAAGTTTATGCAGAGAAAAAGCTGCTGCCAGCAGATCCATTTGAGAAGGCCCAGCAGAAGATGATGCTGGAGAACTTCTCCAAG aTCACACCATACTTCTACAAGATACCAATGGGCAGAACAAAAGGAGAGGATGTATCAACATTGGTaaaggagctgaaggagaaaTTTAACCAGCTGAATTAT ACCCTTGGCAAGAAGAAGTTCTACGGTGGTAACTCCATCACCATGATTGATTACATGATGTGGCCATGGTTTGAGAGGCTGGAGATGTTCGAGTTAAACCA ATGTTTGGATGAAACTCCAGAGCTGAAGAAGTGGACCGAGTGCATGATGGAGGATCCTACAGTCAAGGCCGTATCGTACAGCCCTGATACCTACAAGGCTTTCTACAAGACTTACATTGAAGGGCAACCAAATTACGACTATGGTTTGTAG
- the LOC124473968 gene encoding LOW QUALITY PROTEIN: inositol 1,4,5-trisphosphate receptor-interacting protein-like (The sequence of the model RefSeq protein was modified relative to this genomic sequence to represent the inferred CDS: inserted 1 base in 1 codon) → MQGAIARVCMVVAAAILXHPLLFPQENTTLLEQDEELLLRMKEHEERLELEQMRLEKELSHPDVEEQNLDSGESYSWYFWSTLSLVIFFTIEVCRQDLADMEAQYLEDEDMDAETGFISSKTLLLDKGILRSFCDRCMHTMAHENWRVKEFVEGFADDLLEALRSVCGREADMEVGDFVGVGSMFESWRASKPLMCDLIVPFTLPEPNSFQFKLWCSPSSDVPPDMQGCGRIRVSRAGENKEDCLCGSANFGEDMLCLLHRNTERPKADQTSEDLLCSKNTVYLAKDQVMKWFQISVTKAWGRISHKYEFQLTFRNLDTAGALKIRFRSGKVVVMNIIPVVQLEDTSAYFVPHFPSVGTSFSDTYWPLSFAVYERNLFKHVAKGLPENACHLHCLQVLTFLLKKQTGLTGRSFLTNYHLKTAVIHLLLCRASSCWGPGCLELRLRDVLGFLQRSLQQKRLHHVLVGNSLVPTVIQVPEIFSRSEPINLFRSLVLQKELYAHTLRHFQEMLRNAPVLIQEYTPVIPNGDVHHGLDSSL, encoded by the exons ATGCAGGGGGCCATTGCTCGGGTGTGTATGGTGGTGGCAGCGGCCATCT AACACCCCTTGCTCTTCCCCCAGGAGAATACCACTCTCCTGGAGCAAGACGAGGAGCTGCTGCTCCGCATGAAAGAGcatgaggagaggctggagttgGAACAGATGCGGCTGGAGAAGGAGCTCTCTCATCCTGATGTCGAGGAGCAAAACCTGGACTCAGGGGAGAGCTACAGCTGGTACTTCTGGAGCACCCTCTCCCTAGTCATCTTTTTCACCATTGAGGTGTGTAGACAGGACTTGGCTGACATGGAGGCCCAGTACCTGGAGGACGAGGATATGGATGCTGAGACTGGCTTCATCAGCTCCAAGACTCTGCTGCTGGACAAGGGCATCCTGAGGAGCTTCTGTGACCGGTGTATGCACACCATGGCCCATGAGAACTGGAGGGTGAAGGAGTTTGTGGAGGGTTTTGCTGATGACCTGCTGGAGGctctgaggagtgtgtgtggaagggaggCTGACATGGAGGTAGGGGACTTTGTGGGAGTTGGAAGCATGTTTGAGTCCTGGAGGGCGAGCAAACCGCTGATGTGTGACCTCATCGTTCCTTTTACCCTTCCCGAGCCAAACTCCTTCCAGTTTAAGCTGTGGTGCAGCCCTTCCAGTGATGTCCCCCCAGACATGCAGGGCTGTGGCAGAATCAGGGTGAGCAGAGCTGGGGAGAATAAAGAGGACTGTCTCTGTGGCTCCGCCAATTTCGGAGAAGACATGCTTTGTCTACTGCACAGAAATACTGAAAGGCCGAAAGCAGACCAAACCTCAGAAGACCTGCTGTGCTCCAAGAACACTGTCTACCTGGCCAAGGACCAGGTTATGAAGTGGTTCCAGATCTCTGTAACCAAAGCCTGGGGGCGCATATCTCACAAGTACGAGTTTCAGCTCACTTTTCGCAACCTGGACACTGCTGGGGCCCTTAAGATCAGGTTCCGCTCAGGGAAGGTTGTGGTGATGAACATTATACCTGTCGTCCAGCTGGAGGACACAAGCGCCTATTTTGTCCCACACTTCCCCTCAGTTGGCACCAGCTTCTCTGACACATACTGGCCCCTATCCTTCGCTGTCTATGAAAGGAACTTATTCAAACATGTGGCTAAAGGCCTTCCGGAAAACGCTTGCCACCTGCACTGCCTTCAGGTCCTCACTTTCCTTCTCAAGAAGCAGACAGGCTTGACAGGTAGGAGTTTTCTAACTAACTACCACCTGAAGACAGCGGTGATCCACCTGTTGCTGTGTAGAGCCTCATCCTGTTGGGGCCCAGGTTGTCTGGAGCTCAGGCTCAGGGATGTGCTTGGCTTCCTGCAGAGGAGTCTCCAGCAAAAGAGACTCCATCATGTGCTGGTTGGAAACAGCCTGGTACCCACAGTGATCCAGGTTCCAGAGATCTTTAGTAGATCTGAACCCATCAACCTGTTTAGGTCACTGGTTTTACAGAAGGAGCTTTACGCACACACGCTTCGGCACTTCCAGGAGATGCTCAGGAACGCTCCTGTCCTGATACAGGAATACACTCCTGTCATACCAAATGGAGATGTCCACCATGGACTAGACTCAAGTTTATAG
- the LOC124473982 gene encoding cholesterol 25-hydroxylase-like protein produces MGIYFIDRIRMEPAPHLLLQSLWDRIREQDNLLRSPLFPVLFSFTLYIFCCLPYLCLDLLSTRVALVRCYKIQPHITVTWAMAWNCLAKSLYTHAVFIFPLGVLHWYWRPVVLPAQAPGAWAAAWDVLACLLLFDLQYFVWHMLHHKVPWLYQTFHKEHHRYTATFALTTEHSGVWETLSLGFFAAVTPVLLDCHPLTKMLFFSLNIWMSVEDHSGYDLPWSPHRLVPFGLYGGAPHHDLHHLKFNVNYAPYFTHWDRLLGMLYTETADASDVLLKRTI; encoded by the coding sequence ATGGGGATTTATTTCAttgacagaatcagaatggagCCAGCACCTCACCTTCTGCTGCAGAGCCTTTGGGACAGGATAAGAGAACAGGACAACCTTCTCCGATCTCCTTTATTCCCTGTCCTGTTCTCCTTCACACTCTACATTTTCTGCTGCCTGCCTTACCTCTGTCTAGATTTACTGTCCACCAGGGTGGCTCTAGTGCGCTGCTACAAGATTCAGCCCCACATCACAGTGACCTGGGCCATGGCTTGGAACTGTCTGGCCAAGTCCCTTTACACTCATGCTGTGTTCATCTTCCCTCTGGGTGTCCTTCACTGGTACTGGAGGCCCGTGGTCCTCCCTGCCCAAGCACCTGGAGCTTGGGCAGCTGCCTGGGACGTGCTGGCCTGCCTCCTGCTTTTCGACCTGCAGTACTTTGTGTGGCATATGCTACATCACAAGGTGCCCTGGCTCTACCAGACCTTCCACAAGGAACACCATCGCTACACGGCAACCTTCGCCCTCACCACCGAGCACTCGGGCGTCTGGGAGACCCTGAGTCTGGGCTTCTTCGCGGCTGTCACACCTGTCCTGTTGGACTGCCACCCGCTCACCAAGATGCTTTTCTTCTCCCTCAACATCTGGATGTCCGTTGAGGACCACTCTGGCTATGACCTGCCCTGGTCCCCACACAGATTGGTGCCTTTTGGTCTTTACGGCGGAGCTCCTCACCATGACCTGCACCACTTAAAGTTCAATGTGAACTATGCACCGTATTTCACTCATTGGGACAGGCTCTTAGGCATGCTGTACACCGAGACAGCTGATGCATCCGATGTGCTGCTAAAGAGAACAATATGA
- the fas gene encoding tumor necrosis factor receptor superfamily member 6, translating to MKAMLAKMVTLLVFMCVVMSVTLKAEESSKRNLSLLRFKRQDCPDGTYEHEGVTCCRCAPGQRLQKHCTLKPDDRICDFCTTEVTYNSEPTFLDSCEPCSSCDPKANLEVEDKCTIRKNTVCRCQKGYYCDRAKEDCTACHLCKTCGENVVKVPCTATNNTICHEGQKDSDSENNYGRRMAIAVTSTLVFIAAAAGLGVFCWRKKKACFAPKVKPTDSGTGQKIPLLRGVILTPHIPDITTVVGWKNMRDVAMRCGMSPTEIESHQLNSPDSNEWCQGLLNAWVEKEGSQAAEKLVLNLRQIKKKTTAERVEAILGTMDENGHNREGKEQVEKA from the exons ATGAAGGCGATGTTAGCGAAAATGGTTACTTTACTTGTATTTATG TGTGTGGTTATGTCAGTTACACTCAAGGCCGAAGAAAGTTCCAAACGCAACCTCAGCTTGTTACGCTTCAAGAGACAAGATTGTCCAGATGGTACATATGAACATGAGGGGGTGACGTGTTGTCGTTGTGCTCCTG GTCAACGACTACAGAAGCACTGCACTCTTAAACCGGACGATCGGATTTGTGACTTCTGCACAACTGAGGTGACCTACAATAGTGAGCCCACTTTCTTGGACTCCTGTGAACCATGCAGTTCCTGTGACCCTAAAG CTAACCTTGAGGTGGAGGACAAATGCACTATCCGCAAGAACACAGTGTGTCGCTGCCAGAAGGGCTACTACTGTGACAGGGCGAAGGAGGACTGTACAGCCTGCCACCTTTGCAAAAC GTGTGGGGAGAATGTTGTCAAGGTTCCCTGTACAGCCACAAACAACACAATATGCCATGAAGGCCAAAaggattctgattctgaaaacaaTTATG GTAGGAGGATGGCGATAGCTGTCACGTCGACCCTTGTTTttattgctgctgctgctggtttgGGGGTTTTTTGTTGGCGAAAAAAGAAAGCATGTTTTG CTCCAAAGGTTAAACCGACTGACAGTGGAACAGGACAG AAAATACCACTTCTGAGAG GTGTCATCCTCACGCCTCACATCCCAGACATAACCACAGTAGTGGGATGGAAGAATATGAGGGATGTGGCCATGCGCTGTGGGATGAGTCCCACTGAAATTGAGTCTCATCAGCTAAACTCACCAGACAGTAATGAGTGGTGCCAGGGTCTTCTGAATGCCTGGGTGGAGAAGGAAGGTTCCCAAGCAGCCGAAAAACTGGTTCTGAACCTCCGGCAGATAAAGAAGAAGACCACAGCAGAGCGTGTGGAGGCAATACTTGGGACCATGGATGAAAATGGGCACAACAGAGAGGGTAAAGAACAGGTTGAAAAGGCTTGA